In Pseudomonas sp. LRP2-20, the genomic window CTCCCGCGTGGCCATGGCGCTGGTTGAATGCCTTGAAATGATCCACATCCACCATCAGTACCGCCAGCGGCTTGCGGTTGCGCTGCGCGCGTGACCATTCCTGTCGCAACACCTGGTCCAGCCGGCGACGGTTGGCCAGGCCGGTCAGGCTGTCGGTGGCGGCCAGGGTCGCCAGGCCCAGTTCGGCTTCGTGGCGGCGGCGCAGTTCGCGGCCCAGCAGCAAGGTCAGCCAGAGAATGCCGATACACAGCACCCCTGTGGCGACGCTGACCAGAATGGCCGTGCGCCGCCATGACTGGAACACTTCGTCGGCGGAGTGCACCACCAGTACGATCAGCGGCAGGTCGGCGACCTGGGCGAAGGTGTACATGCGCTGGGAAGGGGAGCTGCCAGAGCGGGCGGTGAAGCTGCCGCTGTGCTCGCTGAGAATGCGCTTGAAGTTTGGGCGTTCGCCGTAATAGCTGCCGATTGCCGAATCCTCTGGGCTTGCAGGTTCCCGGGCGAGCAGCTGGCCGTTGGTATTGAACAGGTTGATGCTGCTTTCATCGCCGATATCCAGACGGCGGAACAACTCACTGAAGTACGACAGGCGCAGAGCCCCGGCGGCCAATCCGGCAAATTCGCCGTGCGGGCCATTGATGCGTCGGCTGAAACTGATGCACCAGTCCATGTTACCCAGCTTGGCCTTGAAGGGCGGCCCCACCAGCAAACCCAGGTTTGGATCATGCTGGTGTGCCTGGAAAAAGACGCTGTCGGCGAAGCTGGCCTTGGGGGGGACGGGGCTGCTGGAGTCCCCGACCACATTGCCATCCTTGTCCAGCCACAGCACATTACCGCGCTTGCGGTCGACGAAGGCTTCATTGAACAGCAGATGCTGGCGCAGCGGGCCGGAGATCTCCGGCAGTTCCTTGCGGCTGACCGCCCAGATCAGGCCTTTTAGCGAGTGGTCGTAGAGTTCGACATTGCGCAGGATGTCGCTTTCGATCAGCTGGACGATGTTGTTCGAGGAGCGGATGGCCGATTGCTCCACACTGTCGCGCTCGCGGGCCAGCAGGTAGCTGACGATGGCCACGATGGCGAGCACGGCAAGGCAACTGCCCAGGTTGAGGATCAGCTCGGGGTGCGACCTGTAGAGTGCGAAACGCGAAGATCGAGTGGGCATGCGCGCTACTGCTGAGGCAGGGCCATTTGCGGCGGGCGACATTCTAGGGAAGCGTGGATTGTCGGACAAGATTTGTCCGACGGAAATACGCAGGGGGCTGCTTTGCAGCCCATCGCCGGCAAGCTCGGCTCCCACAGGTATTTCACCGCCCTTGAGGCCTGTGGTGTCCTGGTGGGAGCCGCGCTTGCCGGCGAAACGAGGGCAAAGCCCTCGCCAGCGGTCTCAGGTCAGAAGATGTTCAGTGGGTAATCGACGATCACACGCACTTCATCGTTGTCGCTGTTGCTGTCGATCGAGGCATAACCCTGGCTGCCACGGTGGGTGGCATAGCGCAGTTGCACCGCCAGATCCTTCAGGTCGCCTTCCTGGAACACATATTTCACATCCATGTCGCGCTCCCAGTGCATGGCGTTCTTGCCATCGGCGCGGTAGTAGTCGTAGTGGCTGGTGTCCTGGGTGGCCTTGGTCAGGTCTGCCTCACCGCGCGAGTACGACAGCGAGGTGCTCAGGCCCGGAATACCGATACCGGCGAAGTTGTAGTCGTACTGCAGCTTCCACGAACGCTCGTTGGGGGCGTTGAAGTCCGAGTACATGCGCGAGTTGTCCAGGTACACGCTGTCGCCCAGGTTGATGTAGTCGAACGGCGTGTTGCCGTTGACCCGCTGGTAGGCGGCGGTGACGCTGTGGTAACCGGCGTTGACCGTGAAGTGCAGGCTGTAGGTGTTGTTGTCGATCTTGCCCAGCAGCGCCTGGCCGGTGTCCTGGGTGTGGTAGAAGTGCACGCCCGGGTTGAGGCTGACCAGGTCGTTGACCACGTAGGTGTAGTCGAAGTCGGCGTAGTACTGGTTCCAGACGTCCTTGAGCTCGGCCGCATACAGGTTGGCGGTGACGTTCTCGGTACCGCTCCACGCGGCGCCTGCCCAGTTCAGGTGCTTGCTGGTCTGGCCCTGCATGTCGCCGTAGTAGCTGTCGATACGACGGTGGCCGCTCTGGTTGTACGGGTGGGTGAAGCTGACCTGGCCGCCTTCGAGCAGCAGGCCGTCGACGCTGTGGTTGGTCAAGCTCACACCGCGGAAGGTCTGCGGCAGCATGCGGGTTTCGCCGCCAGCGATCACCGGGTTGGTGATGAACAGGTCACCGGCTTTCAACTCGGTGTCGAAGGCCTTGAGCTTGACCGCTGCACCGGCGGTGGAGAACGAGTGCGGGGCGGCGCCCAGTTCACCGTTGTCCTTGATGTGTTCGGGCAGGATGCTGGTGCCGGCATGGCCGCCACCGCCGTCGAGCTTCAGGCCCAGCATGGCATGGGCGTCGAGGCCGAAACCGACCACTCCCGGGGTGTAACCGGACTCGAAACGGGCGACCGCGCCCTGGCCCCACTCGCGGGTGTCGCGCACGCCGGCATTGTGGTTGTCACGGTTGAAGTAGGCATTTCGGAAATGCAGATTGAAGGACGAACCTTCGATGAAGCCATCAGCCTTGTCTTCATCTGCCTGGGCGGCGAAAGGGATCGTTGCAGTCAACGCAATGAACAACGGGGTGAAACGAAACGCGGAAGGCACCGGTACTAGCTCCTTGGGTCGGGCGGTGGGGCAGTTTTTATTTTTGAATGTGCGTCTTTTTATAGGTGTACGTTACGGCGGGGCTGATAGTTAGAGCACATAAAAAAAGCCGCTGATCGGCAGCGGCTTTGAAAGGCTAACATATCGGCACCGACGGTGCCCATGGTATAGCCAAGGGAAAACTGGAGCAGGTGCAACGCCCGATCAGCTATCGGCATTGGCGTCGCTGGAAACTTTCGAAGCTGTCTGTTCTGCGTCTTTGCCGGCGTCGGCCTTGTGTGCCAGGGCTTCGCGGGCATCTTGGTGAACAGCGGCAAGTTCTGCAGTGCGAGCAACGAAAGCCGGGGATTCTTCGGCCATGGCCAGGGGCGACAACAACAGGGACGACAGAACGAAAACGCTGGCAATACCCATACTGTTGGACATGTTTGAAACTACCTTCTTGCTTGGCAAGTGCTATGAGGACGGGGC contains:
- a CDS encoding OprD family porin; its protein translation is MPSAFRFTPLFIALTATIPFAAQADEDKADGFIEGSSFNLHFRNAYFNRDNHNAGVRDTREWGQGAVARFESGYTPGVVGFGLDAHAMLGLKLDGGGGHAGTSILPEHIKDNGELGAAPHSFSTAGAAVKLKAFDTELKAGDLFITNPVIAGGETRMLPQTFRGVSLTNHSVDGLLLEGGQVSFTHPYNQSGHRRIDSYYGDMQGQTSKHLNWAGAAWSGTENVTANLYAAELKDVWNQYYADFDYTYVVNDLVSLNPGVHFYHTQDTGQALLGKIDNNTYSLHFTVNAGYHSVTAAYQRVNGNTPFDYINLGDSVYLDNSRMYSDFNAPNERSWKLQYDYNFAGIGIPGLSTSLSYSRGEADLTKATQDTSHYDYYRADGKNAMHWERDMDVKYVFQEGDLKDLAVQLRYATHRGSQGYASIDSNSDNDEVRVIVDYPLNIF
- a CDS encoding sensor domain-containing diguanylate cyclase, which codes for MPTRSSRFALYRSHPELILNLGSCLAVLAIVAIVSYLLARERDSVEQSAIRSSNNIVQLIESDILRNVELYDHSLKGLIWAVSRKELPEISGPLRQHLLFNEAFVDRKRGNVLWLDKDGNVVGDSSSPVPPKASFADSVFFQAHQHDPNLGLLVGPPFKAKLGNMDWCISFSRRINGPHGEFAGLAAGALRLSYFSELFRRLDIGDESSINLFNTNGQLLAREPASPEDSAIGSYYGERPNFKRILSEHSGSFTARSGSSPSQRMYTFAQVADLPLIVLVVHSADEVFQSWRRTAILVSVATGVLCIGILWLTLLLGRELRRRHEAELGLATLAATDSLTGLANRRRLDQVLRQEWSRAQRNRKPLAVLMVDVDHFKAFNQRHGHAGGDHALREVASTLERCIRRPADLAARYGGEEFQVILPETELAGALLLAERIRAQVEALAPFADDAHSVTVSIGVGVYIPGTQQDLTQVLGAADEALYRAKANGRNRVEGPMD